Proteins encoded in a region of the Sugiyamaella lignohabitans strain CBS 10342 chromosome B, complete sequence genome:
- the DYN1 gene encoding dynein heavy chain (Cytoplasmic heavy chain dynein; microtubule motor protein; member of the AAA+ protein family, required for anaphase spindle elongation; involved in spindle assembly, chromosome movement, and spindle orientation during cell division, targeted to microtubule tips by Pac1p; motility along microtubules inhibited by She1p; GO_component: GO:0000235 - astral microtubule [Evidence IDA] [PMID 16580990]; GO_component: GO:0005938 - cell cortex [Evidence IDA] [PMID 15642746]; GO_component: GO:0005737 - cytoplasm [Evidence IEA]; GO_component: GO:0005868 - cytoplasmic dynein complex [Evidence IPI] [PMID 9658168]; GO_component: GO:0005881 - cytoplasmic microtubule [Evidence IDA] [PMID 12566428]; GO_component: GO:0005881 - cytoplasmic microtubule [Evidence IDA] [PMID 15965467]; GO_component: GO:0005856 - cytoskeleton [Evidence IEA,IEA]; GO_component: GO:0030286 - dynein complex [Evidence IEA,IEA]; GO_component: GO:0005874 - microtubule [Evidence IEA]; GO_component: GO:0005816 - spindle pole body [Evidence IDA] [PMID 16580990]; GO_function: GO:0005524 - ATP binding [Evidence IEA,IEA]; GO_function: GO:0016887 - ATPase activity [Evidence IEA]; GO_function: GO:0003777 - microtubule motor activity [Evidence IEA]; GO_function: GO:0003777 - microtubule motor activity [Evidence IDA] [PMID 16873064]; GO_function: GO:0003774 - motor activity [Evidence IEA]; GO_function: GO:0017111 - nucleoside-triphosphatase activity [Evidence IEA]; GO_function: GO:0000166 - nucleotide binding [Evidence IEA,IEA]; GO_process: GO:0006200 - ATP catabolic process [Evidence IEA]; GO_process: GO:0040001 - establishment of mitotic spindle localization [Evidence IMP] [PMID 21633107]; GO_process: GO:0000132 - establishment of mitotic spindle orientation [Evidence IGI,IMP] [PMID 9281582]; GO_process: GO:0000741 - karyogamy [Evidence IEA]; GO_process: GO:0008152 - metabolic process [Evidence IEA,IEA]; GO_process: GO:0007018 - microtubule-based movement [Evidence IEA]; GO_process: GO:0000070 - mitotic sister chromatid segregation [Evidence IGI] [PMID 7860634]; GO_process: GO:0030473 - nuclear migration along microtubule [Evidence IGI,IMP] [PMID 9201714]), whose amino-acid sequence MFRVFSKFNALFVRPAIRGAIQEYQTRLIENVKLDISSLQERFRQQYSSSEDFEMSKLRDMPLIAGTIGWIKQIESQLDMYMQRVEHVLGKGWQAYADGQKLYIESTMFRKMLDASALYQEWLKAVTKRNLVIQGPVLTIIQSRNRGSAVNYEAHVNFDPQIINLFKEVRNLLWMNFQIPHSLVATAKDAKKIYPFAVSLIDSLRVFSNIKNSVSLQYPELQPLLYGMENNIYKRVSQCMELKWDSLVHDYDINGESSRGEIGAAKLVYDIEELVTIYQIKGEGIVNLYDTILGALDGLRECEFGYSSFAKSLNTIQESVDKLSLEVYTNVAQFVSILNGKIKVILAERCEDLIAMWVTVFQDPQSKITGDNLFLKMKFATHELTLRNQVVHLSPPLKSTRVVWLAHLQDIISSICKLSKIEANRFDQLGKGKDKKSFSNIPLEISHSLLTAYKTIDNLLFHAENYLERWYQFQNLWDLEASRVFDILGDDMERWLQILSEIRKARTTFDTNEAYKEFGLLRIDIRPVQARIVSKYDAWQRDIIRQFAEILNSKMRDTCSEIEASRRDLEKQVIDISSTQAVVACIFAIQHSTKNLDRWEHSVSIFGRGEATLARYRFQFPSSWLYILHIVNEWNALNEILSRKKKALDQQQDAVHAKVQSEILRLNDRVNTLEEKWQIDKPVSGTLDPKETRKLLSKYESDVSDIQTESDLLAKASSALNIEFAVPSALEATVEEIRDFGSVWGALDTIWNSLNDLRETPWASVVPRKVRQEIDNLTHMTKNMPTRIRQYSAFQHIQNVLKTLSKANPLLSELRSDAIRERHWESLHKKLLQSSSRLFFTSMTLGNVWDMDLNTNASTVKDIIEIARGEMALEIYLREVREYWVGFSLELVNYKNTCRLIKNWDEIFVKSSDHINSLNTMHNSPYFKVFEEECRSWEEKLNRVHLLFDLWVDVQRQWVYLEGVFNNNMEIKHLLPVESSRFQNINSELFVILRKVYKSTLILDVLNISGIQPSIERLAELLEKVQKALGEYFEKERQRFSRFYFIGDEDLLEIIGNSTDIRRVEKHLSKMFSGIAGLLYEAETSLISGVISKEGEKLPFATPISLIKMPHVVDWLTAVETQTKTSLIALLHEAVDSLIGIATQFDADSQSMDESFFFWTQKFPTQINLLATQVVWTRRVEASLSSSTNPSLELTKSYCERMLEILAHKVLHDLTVIERKCCEALISELVHQRDIISHLIKENVTSLSDFEWQSQMTFHLSSNVKDLFKSLVVKQAKASFVYGFEYLGVPEKLVATPLLDKCFLSMTQALDQKLGGSPFGPAGTGMSSEYVCYAM is encoded by the coding sequence ATGTTTCGAGTTTTCTCGAAGTTCAATGCACTCTTTGTCCGCCCGGCTATTCGGGGTGCTATCCAGGAATATCAGACAAGACTCATCGAAAATGTTAAATTAGATATTTCATCTCTCCAGGAAAGGTTTCGCCAACAGTACTCTAGTTCTGAAGATTTTGAGATGTCAAAGCTTAGGGATATGCCATTAATTGCCGGCACTATCGGCTGGATAAAACAAATTGAGTCTCAGCTTGATATGTATATGCAGAGGGTTGAGCATGTGCTCGGTAAAGGGTGGCAGGCATATGCTGATGGGCAGAAGCTATATATAGAGAGCACCATGTTCAGAAAAATGTTGGATGCCTCTGCTCTCTACCAGGAGTGGCTTAAAGCTGTTACTAAGCGCAATCTGGTAATCCAGGGCCCTGTTCTCACAATAATTCAATCTCGTAATCGAGGAAGCGCTGTCAACTATGAGGCACATGTGAATTTTGATCCTCAGATAATCAATCTCTTCAAAGAGGTACGGAACCTACTTTGGATGAATTTTCAGATCCCCCATTCTTTGGTGGCCACAGCTAAAGACGCTAAAAAAATTTACCCATTTGCTGTCAGTTTGATCGATTCACTCAGGGTATTTAGCAATATTAAGAACTCAGTGTCACTTCAATATCCGGAACTTCAACCATTACTATATGGCATGGAGAACAATATATACAAACGTGTGTCACAGTGTATGGAGTTGAAATGGGATTCTTTGGTTCATGACTATGACATTAATGGCGAATCTAGTAGGGGAGAaattggtgctgctaaGCTCGTTTACGACATCGAAGAGTTAGTAACTATATACCAGATAAAAGGGGAGGGTATTGTAAATTTATATGACACTATTCTGGGTGCATTAGATGGTTTACGAGAATGTGAGTTTGGCTATTCCAGCTTTGCTAAGTCCTTGAACACCATTCAAGAGAGCGTTGATAAACTAAGCTTAGAAGTTTATACGAACGTAGCGCAGTTTGTTAGCATATTAAATGGTAAGATTAAGGTAATTCTTGCGGAAAGGTGTGAAGATCTCATAGCCATGTGGGTTACTGTGTTCCAAGATCCACAGAGCAAAATTACTGGAGACAACCTGTTTCTCAAGATGAAGTTTGCAACTCATGAGTTGACGTTACGTAACCAAGTCGTTCATTTGAGTCCACCTCTCAAGTCAACACGGGTCGTCTGGTTAGCTCACCTGCAGGATATTATCAGCTCAATATGTAAGCTGAGTAAAATTGAAGCGAATAGGTTTGATCAGCTAGGGAAGGGGAAAGATAAGAAATCATTCTCCAATATTCCTTTGGAAATTTCTCATTCTCTACTCACGGCCTATAAAACTATTGATAATCTACTATTTCATGCTGAAAATTACCTTGAGAGATGGTATCAGTTTCAAAACCTCTGGGACCTTGAGGCGTCTAGGGTATTTGATATCTTGGGAGATGACATGGAACGGTGGCTTCAGATCCTCAGTGAAATTCGTAAGGCGCGAACAACATTTGATACAAATGAAGCATATAAAGAGTTTGGTTTGTTGCGAATCGATATTAGGCCAGTTCAGGCTCGAATTGTATCGAAGTATGACGCTTGGCAGAGAGATATTATCCGCCAGTTTGCCGAAATTTTAAACTCTAAGATGAGAGATACGTGTAGTGAGATTGAAGCCTCCCGTAGGGATCTGGAAAAGCAGGTAATTGATATTTCGTCAACTCAAGCGGTCGTGGCTTGCATTTTTGCCATACAACACAGCACGAAAAATCTCGATAGGTGGGAACATTCTGTGAGTATATTTGGCCGGGGTGAGGCGACCTTGGCAAGATACAGGTTTCAATTCCCTTCATCGTGGTTATACATTTTGCATATCGTTAATGAATGGAATGCGCTGAACGAAATTCTTTCTCGTAAAAAGAAAGCTCTTGATCAACAACAAGATGCTGTTCATGCCAAAGTTCAATCAGAGATTCTGCGCTTGAATGATCGTGTAAACACCTTAGAAGAAAAGTGGCAGATTGATAAGCCTGTGTCTGGCACGCTGGATCCTAAAGAGACACGGAAGCTGCTCTCTAAGTATGAGTCTGATGTATCCGACATTCAAACTGAGTCTGACCTTTTGGCTAAAGCATCATCTGCCTTAAACATCGAATTTGCTGTTCCGTCGGCACTAGAGGCTACTGTGGAAGAAATACGGGACTTTGGATCTGTATGGGGTGCTCTAGACACTATTTGGAACTCGTTGAATGATCTACGAGAAACACCTTGGGCTAGCGTTGTGCCAAGAAAAGTTCGGCAGGAAATTGATAATCTAACTCATATGACCAAAAATATGCCTACCAGAATTCGCCAATATTCAGCATTTCAACATATCCAGAATGTCTTGAAAACTCTATCTAAAGCTAACCCACTGTTGTCTGAGCTACGCTCAGATGCCATTCGTGAGAGGCACTGGGAAAGCCTTCATAAGAAACTGCTTCAATCTTCTAGCAGGCTCTTTTTTACTAGCATGACATTGGGTAATGTGTGGGATATGGATTTGAATACGAATGCTTCTACAGTTAAGGACATTATCGAAATAGCTCGAGGTGAAATGGCACTTGAAATTTATCTGAGAGAAGTACGCGAATACTGGGTTGGATTTTCCTTAGAGTTGGTGAACTATAAGAACACATGTCGACTGATTAAGAACTGGgatgaaatatttgtcAAATCCAGCGACCACATTAATTCTTTGAATACTATGCATAACTCCCCGTACTTTAAAgtatttgaagaagagtgTCGTTCGTGGGAAGAAAAATTAAATAGAGTTCATCtactttttgatttgtggGTAGATGTACAACGGCAATGGGTGTATCTTGAAGGCGTATTCAACAATAATATGGAGATAAAGCACCTTCTACCTGTCGAATCATCTCGTTTCCAGAATATCAACTCAGAACTCTTTGTTATTCTCCGGAAAGTATACAAGTCCACATTAATCTTGGACGtattaaatatttctgGTATTCAGCCGTCGATTGAGAGGTTAGCTGAACTACTGGAAAAGGTGCAAAAAGCTTTAGGAGAGTATTTTGAAAAGGAAAGGCAGAGGTTCAGTCGGTTCTATTTTATAGGTGATGAAGATCTACTCGAAATTATTGGCAATTCTACGGATATTCGTAGAGTTGAAAAGCATCTATCCAAGATGTTCTCTGGTATAGCAGGATTATTATATGAGGCAGAAACCAGTTTAATAAGTGGAGTTATTTCTAAGGAAGGTGAAAAGCTCCCATTTGCGACACCAATATCCTTAATTAAAATGCCCCATGTAGTGGATTGGCTTACAGCTGTTGAAACCCAAACAAAAACCTCTCTTATAGCTTTGCTACATGAAGCGGTGGATAGCTTGATAGGAATAGCTACTCaatttgatgctgatagTCAATCTATGGATGAaagcttctttttttggacTCAAAAGTTTCCAACCCAAATCAACTTACTTGCCACCCAAGTTGTTTGGACACGAAGAGTTGAAGCTAGTCTAAGCTCTTCCACAAATCCTAGCTTGGAGCTGACCAAATCGTATTGTGAGAGAATGCTTGAGATTTTAGCGCACAAGGTTCTCCATGATTTGACTGTAATAGAACGAAAATGCTGTGAAGCTCTAATATCAGAGCTAGTGCATCAGCGCGATATTATATCACATCTAATAAAGGAGAACGTCACATCACTATCCGATTTCGAGTGGCAATCTCAAATGACTTTTCACCTAAGTAGTAACGTTAAGGATCTATTCAAATCTCTAGTCGTGAAACAGGCGAAGGCAAGCTTCGTTTATGGATTCGAATATCTTGGTGTCCCGGAAAAACTAGTGGCTACCCCTCTTCTGGATAAATGCTTTCTATCTATGACTCAGGCCCTAGATCAAAAACTAGGTGGATCCCCCTTTGGTCCTGCTGGAACAGGTATGTCATCGGAATATGTTTGTTATGCCATGTGA
- the DYN1 gene encoding dynein heavy chain (Cytoplasmic heavy chain dynein; microtubule motor protein; member of the AAA+ protein family, required for anaphase spindle elongation; involved in spindle assembly, chromosome movement, and spindle orientation during cell division, targeted to microtubule tips by Pac1p; motility along microtubules inhibited by She1p; GO_component: GO:0000235 - astral microtubule [Evidence IDA] [PMID 16580990]; GO_component: GO:0005938 - cell cortex [Evidence IDA] [PMID 15642746]; GO_component: GO:0005737 - cytoplasm [Evidence IEA]; GO_component: GO:0005868 - cytoplasmic dynein complex [Evidence IPI] [PMID 9658168]; GO_component: GO:0005881 - cytoplasmic microtubule [Evidence IDA] [PMID 12566428]; GO_component: GO:0005881 - cytoplasmic microtubule [Evidence IDA] [PMID 15965467]; GO_component: GO:0005856 - cytoskeleton [Evidence IEA,IEA]; GO_component: GO:0030286 - dynein complex [Evidence IEA,IEA]; GO_component: GO:0005874 - microtubule [Evidence IEA]; GO_component: GO:0005816 - spindle pole body [Evidence IDA] [PMID 16580990]; GO_function: GO:0005524 - ATP binding [Evidence IEA,IEA]; GO_function: GO:0016887 - ATPase activity [Evidence IEA]; GO_function: GO:0003777 - microtubule motor activity [Evidence IEA]; GO_function: GO:0003777 - microtubule motor activity [Evidence IDA] [PMID 16873064]; GO_function: GO:0003774 - motor activity [Evidence IEA]; GO_function: GO:0017111 - nucleoside-triphosphatase activity [Evidence IEA]; GO_function: GO:0000166 - nucleotide binding [Evidence IEA,IEA]; GO_process: GO:0006200 - ATP catabolic process [Evidence IEA]; GO_process: GO:0040001 - establishment of mitotic spindle localization [Evidence IMP] [PMID 21633107]; GO_process: GO:0000132 - establishment of mitotic spindle orientation [Evidence IGI,IMP] [PMID 9281582]; GO_process: GO:0000741 - karyogamy [Evidence IEA]; GO_process: GO:0008152 - metabolic process [Evidence IEA,IEA]; GO_process: GO:0007018 - microtubule-based movement [Evidence IEA]; GO_process: GO:0000070 - mitotic sister chromatid segregation [Evidence IGI] [PMID 7860634]; GO_process: GO:0030473 - nuclear migration along microtubule [Evidence IGI,IMP] [PMID 9201714]), whose translation MTEVVGQSTTGIPDSGMLDVELVDPSVVLNYVCNVAKVLLAASDDDLNRSFTDKQRSNSFPKKVCEEFIAEPEATAIFLVKKSIGSSEETQPEIDPEQINLSFFYEIDAKLQQSPDTQAVVAIIKKNGKLRSGIILDGLQLQAIVLPIGAAKSSVQQTVPGDDQDGSIQSSPFEVIHSILHFAVGPYFDAFCKTIQSPSHSVSATIDMTDERSATSVARKKLTELELSIAHLQQNNEVNEVVLPLHPVIEHMLQTAAQESRDPSIDLISSEYLENNQFLTSLQDIAKGWIKPIQVLIDATRDPKTGTAMQEVNFWLSKEIALRNLALFMKSPGVTITLDILYNNNRAGVANRFRVDTPIERTLESVSKYCQLMKDFPLDELVSALTLGDMKLAVIQIFTHLNKKFRGSLYPVSRALALIENISNDLKLALQSLLRERKLMYLDFSAFKEQHVEVTTIFNTWDEHYKEFVNVARDVIRKKGDAFIPIRITAHHAVIKERLDYILDFRAKHDQMYQTLIKVFGKQLKRSVNGDFTEANVEFVDLNPVEEMSLAYDIVKQVDILDISSSKYELAVIGVLG comes from the coding sequence ATGACAGAAGTCGTTGGCCAATCTACGACTGGCATACCAGATTCTGGAATGTTAGATGTAGAATTGGTTGACCCCAGTGTAGTTCTGAATTACGTGTGTAATGTCGCCAAAGTACTACTGGCAGcatctgatgatgatttgaaCCGGTCATTCACCGACAAGCAGAGAAGTAACTCATTTCCAAAGAAAGTTTGTGAAGAGTTTATTGCAGAACCTGAGGCAACTGCTATATTTCTAGTCAAGAAGAGTATAGGTTCAAGTGAGGAAACCCAACCGGAAATCGACCCAGAGCAGATTAACCTGTCGTTCTTCTATGAGATTGATGCTAAGTTACAGCAATCCCCTGATACCCAAGCAGTCGTAGCAATAATTAAGAAGAATGGCAAGCTAAGATCAGGTATAATTCTTGATGGACTTCAATTACAAGCAATTGTTTTACCGATTGGTGCTGCGAAGAGTAGTGTTCAACAGACTGTACCAGGTGATGATCAAGATGGTTCAATCCAATCTTCCCCATTTGAGGTGATTCATTCTATTTTGCATTTCGCCGTGGGACCTTACTTTGATGCTTTTTGTAAGACAATTCAATCGCCTTCGCACTCGGTCTCAGCCACTATCGACATGACCGATGAAAGATCTGCCACCTCCGTTGCAAGGAAGAAACTTACTGAATTGGAATTGTCTATAGCACACTTGCAACAAAATAACGAGGTTAATGAGGTTGTCTTACCACTTCATCCTGTAATTGAACACATGCTACAGACAGCCGCCCAGGAATCAAGGGACCCCTCTATAGATTTAATCTCATCTGAGTATCTGGAGAACAATCAATTTTTAACGTCACTACAGGATATTGCCAAGGGGTGGATCAAGCCGATACAAGTACTGATCGATGCAACAAGAGATCCAAAGACTGGAACAGCTATGCAAGAGGTAAATTTTTGGCTCTCAAAAGAGATTGCACTTCGCAACCTTGCACTTTTTATGAAGAGTCCAGGAGTCACCATTACCTTGGATATTCTttataacaacaacagagcAGGTGTAGCAAATAGATTTCGTGTAGACACGCCAATTGAGAGGACCCTAGAATCTGTTTCAAAATACTGCCAATTGATGAAGGACTTTCCTCTCGATGAACTTGTGTCAGCTTTAACGCTTGGAGATATGAAGCTTGCAGTCATTCAAATATTTACCCATCTCAACAAGAAGTTTAGAGGAAGTCTTTATCCAGTTTCAAGGGCGCTGGCGCTAATTGAAAACATATCCAATGATCTGAAGCTAGCTCTGCAGTCCTTGCTGCGAGAACGAAAACTGATGTACCTGGATTTTAGTGCTTTTAAAGAACAGCATGTGGAAGTGACAACTATTTTCAACACTTGGGACGAACATTATAAAGAGTTTGTCAATGTTGCTCGCGATGTGATACGAAAAAAAGGGGATGCTTTCATACCAATTAGAATTACTGCTCACCACGCTGTGATAAAAGAAAGGCTCGATTACATCCTAGATTTTCGGGCAAAGCATGATCAGATGTATCAAACTCTTATCAAGGTATTTGggaaacaattgaaacGATCCGTAAATGGTGACTTCACCGAAGCAAATGTGGAATTCGTAGATCTTAATccagttgaagaaatgTCTCTTGCATACGATATAGTTAAGCAAGTGGATATTTTGGATATATCTAGCAGTAAGTATGAACTTGCGGTGATCGGAGTTTTGGGATAA